In one Silene latifolia isolate original U9 population chromosome 10, ASM4854445v1, whole genome shotgun sequence genomic region, the following are encoded:
- the LOC141607762 gene encoding protein FAR1-RELATED SEQUENCE 5-like produces MTEVQKQFVTKVKVLILGGVKAYRGWKDLCGGYDNIGATEVDFKNFVRDIKTYIDPICIMNYMLFGEVLSADATYGTNMYDMVFVPFTGVDHHKRCITFGAGLIGDESIECYTWLFKTFLEAMGGCQPRIIINDQDKSMKSVVPEVFKESTHRLCMWHIMTKLREKVCYQLFQDEDFKTRLNREQWIPAYFKDVSMSGLMRVTSRSESENSFFDRFLTPHLTLVEFWVCYESALEAQRHKQSKLNSDNKHSEIPRKTKSNLEVHDSEMYSHNIFKDFQTELVAALSDCRFKGVEKIDETKIYILTDLQMPNKSWNVAYSPDNMEIICSCSMFQRMGLLCRHCLWILRNQDFQKIP; encoded by the exons ATGACAGAGGTACAGAAGCAATTTGTCACAAAGGTAAAGGTGTTAATACTAGGCGGTGTGAAAGCCTATAGAGGTTGGAAGGATCTGTGTGGAGGTTACGACAACATTGGTGCTACTGAGGTTGATTTCAAAAACTTTGTCAGGGACATAAAAACCTACATTG ATCCGATCTGCATAATGAACTATATGCTGTTCGGTGAGGTGTTATCAGCAGATGCTACATATGGAACAAACATGTACGATATGGTGTTTGTGCCTTTCACAGGAGTTGATCACCACAAAAGGTGCATAACCTTTGGAGCTGGGTTGATAGGTGATGAAAGTATTGAGTGTTACACATGGCTGTTCAAGACATTTTTGGAAGCAATGGGCGGGTGCCAGCCGAGAATTATAATTAATGATCAGGACAAATCAATGAAGTCGGTAGTCCCGGAAGTGTTTAAGGAGTCAACACACAGACTGTGCATGTGGCACATAATGACGAAACTAAGAGAAAAAGTCTGTTATCAACTGTTTCAAGATGAGGATTTTAAGACTAGGCTCAAtag GGAACAGTGGATCCCTGCCTATTTTAAAGATGTTTCCATGTCTGGCTTGATGAGGGTTACTTCTAGGTCTGAGAGTGAAAACAGTTTTTTTGACAGGTTCCTCACACCTCATTTGACCCTTGTTGAGTTTTGGGTGTGCTATGAGAGTGCCTTGGAAGCACAAAGACACAAGCAGTCCAAGTTGAACAGTGACAACAAACACTCTGAAATCCCACGGAAAACAAAGTCAAACCTTGAAGTCCATGATTCTGAAATGTACTCGcacaacattttcaaagactTCCAAACAGAATTGGTTGCAGCTTTGTCTGATTGCCGTTTTAAAGGTGTggagaagattgatgagacaaaaatatatattctaacAGACTTGCAGATGCCAAATAAGTCATGGAACGTAGCATATTCACCAGATAACATGGAGATTATTTGTTCCTGTTCTATGTTTCAGAGAATGGGCTTGTTGTGCAGGCACTGCCTTTGGATTCTACGCAACCAAGATTTTCAGAAAATACCATAA